In Planctomycetota bacterium, the DNA window CCACGGCCCAGCGGGCGTTTTACAAGGCCATGAACGTGGTCGAGAAAAAGATCACCGACGTCGGCCCGCTGGAGGCCCTGCTCAAGGCTATTGACAACGTCAAGCCGATAATGGAGGTCAAATCCAAGCGCATCGGCGGCGCCACCTACCAGGTCCCGACCCAGGTCCCGACCGACCGGCAGATGAGCCTGGCGATTAGGTGGATACTCGAATCAGTCCGCAAGAAGAAGGGCAAGCCCTTCCACGTCCGTTTGTCTGACGAGCTCTTGGCCGCCTACAAAGGCGAAGGCGACGCTATGCTCATCCGGTCCAACGTCCACAAGATGGCCGAGGCCAACAAGGCCTTCGCCCATTTCGGCTTCCGCAGAGACCGCTAAGCGAAGGGCATTGAATCCGAGCACGATTTGCGCAGGTAAACTAATCCTATCCTTAGCCATTTCGGCTTCCGCCGGGACCGCTAAGCGAAGGGCATTGAATCCGAGCACGATTTGCGCAGGTAAACTAATCCTATTCTTAGCCACTTCGGCTTCCGCAGAGACCGGTAAAATTACCGGTCAGCTTGCCGGGATTAAATGGGTTATATCGGCCAGCCTAAATAGGATTATCGTCTGTGGTTTCATATCTTCCTTGCATTCCGGCCGGAATTTTAGTATGGTGCCGTTAATCGGCGCGGGAAAGCGTTTTCCTTATAAACCTTGCAATTAGGCGGGAAATAAAATGAAGCTTGAAGACCTGGGCTATGGCCCATTTTTCGAATCCCATCGCCAAGCCCTGGGATTGGACGCTGACGGAGTGGCCCGGGTGATTGCCGAATACAAAGAGGCCTACCGGGTCAAGAACATTGCCGGCGAATGTCTGGCCAGGATATCCGGCCGGCAGATGTTTAAGGCCGTGACCAGGGAAGATTATCCCTGCGTCGGGGACTGGGTGGCGATTACCAGGCGCAACACCGCCGAAGCCGTCATCCACAAATTACTGCCCCGCCAGACCATATTGAGGAGAAAACACACCAATAAATCCGGAGCCCAGGTCATCGGGGCCAATATTGATGTCGCCTTCATCATTGAATCATTGGACGGCGATTATAACCTGAACCGGTTTGAAAGATATTTCGCCATGGTCGACGAAGGCCATATCCGGCCGGTCGTGGTCCTGAATAAAACAGATTTGATATCGGATACTGAATTAGGCCTGAAAACGGCCCAATTAGAAAACAGGTTCAAGGGTATTGACGTTATCTCCATCAGCGCCGCGACCGGCCGGGGATTAGCCGGATTAACCGCTTATATCAAACCGGGCCGGACCTATTGTTTCCTGGGTTCATCCGGCGTGGGCAAGTCATCCCTGATAAACAAATTGCTGGGCACGGACAATATCAGGACCAACGCCATAAATATTGTCACCGGCCAGGGCCGGCACACCACGGCCAGCCGGGAAATGTATTTCCTGCCCAACGGCGGGATGGTTATTGACAATCCCGGAATGAAGGAAATCGGGCTGACCGACGCCGACGCCGGGATAGACAGCGTATTTGAGGATATCATTGCCTTATCAGCCGGATGCAGATACAAGAATTGTTCCCACACCAACGAAGCCGGGTGCGCGGTATTAGCGGCGCTGGCCACCGGCCGGCTGGATCAGGCCAAATACTCCAATTACGCCCGGCTCAGGAAAGAAGCCGGATATTACCGGATGACCGAACTG includes these proteins:
- the rsgA gene encoding ribosome small subunit-dependent GTPase A — encoded protein: MKLEDLGYGPFFESHRQALGLDADGVARVIAEYKEAYRVKNIAGECLARISGRQMFKAVTREDYPCVGDWVAITRRNTAEAVIHKLLPRQTILRRKHTNKSGAQVIGANIDVAFIIESLDGDYNLNRFERYFAMVDEGHIRPVVVLNKTDLISDTELGLKTAQLENRFKGIDVISISAATGRGLAGLTAYIKPGRTYCFLGSSGVGKSSLINKLLGTDNIRTNAINIVTGQGRHTTASREMYFLPNGGMVIDNPGMKEIGLTDADAGIDSVFEDIIALSAGCRYKNCSHTNEAGCAVLAALATGRLDQAKYSNYARLRKEAGYYRMTELEKRRADRKFGRFVKNAQQQLKKK
- the rpsG gene encoding 30S ribosomal protein S7, encoding MPRKYKSLDYLLKPDPKYNDKLVSRLINNIMKEGKKSTAQRAFYKAMNVVEKKITDVGPLEALLKAIDNVKPIMEVKSKRIGGATYQVPTQVPTDRQMSLAIRWILESVRKKKGKPFHVRLSDELLAAYKGEGDAMLIRSNVHKMAEANKAFAHFGFRRDR